From Vicinamibacteria bacterium:
ACGGGAGTCAACCCCGAACGGGACGTGGACCAGCTCCTGCTCGTGGGGCGGGGGGGGTCCGGAGTCGACGCGGCGCTCGTGCTGGTCCTCGGCAGCTTCGACCGCGGCAAGCTCTCCCGGGCCATCGAGACGGAGAAGAAAGGGAAGGTCACCTGGAAGGACTACCTGGGCACGACCGTTTACCTCTTCGACGAGGGAGCGAAGGGAACAGGGGCGGTGGCTTTTCTGGACGACCACTCCCTGCTCGTGGGTTCCCAGAGCGCGGTCGAGACAACCGTCTCCAACCGAACCCAGGGAACTTCCGGCTTGCGGCAGAACGCGGCCCTCGTGGCCCTGCTCGAGCGGGTGAAGCCCGGCTCCACGTTTTGGATGGTGGGCGACCAGACCCTGCTCGCCAACCTGCCCCGGGCCTTTCCCAACCCGGCGGGAGGCCCGGACGGGTCGGGCGGCAGCCTCACCCTGCCTTCGCTCAAGAGCCTAATCGTGACCGGCGACCTGGATCCCGCGCTGGTGGTGGCCATCACGGGGGAGACTCCCGACGCGGCGGCGGCAAAGAGCTTGGCCGACATGGTCCGAGGCCTCCTGGGCTTCCTCGCTCTCCAAGCCAACCAGAAGCCGGAGCTCCGGGAGCTCGCCCAAGCCATTAGCGTCACGACCGAGGCGAGCCGGGTCCAGGTCAACGCTCGCTTCCCCTACGAGCTGCTGGATGCCCTCCAGCCCAAGACGCCGGTGACGGCGGGGCCGGCGGGCTCCGCGAAGTAACCCTCCGCCGCCCGCGTCCCGGGCTTGGATCTCGCCCGTCCCGGATGCCCGGGGCGGCCAGTTTCGCGGAGGCTTCGGGAGTACGACCCCTGTTTGATAGGCGGGCCTGGGTCGACGGGAGAAGGCATGCCGGCGGCCGGCCAACTCTCCGACTGGCCCTCCCGGTTGGAGCGCATGAGGTGAGCCGTGTCAGGCGGGAGGTGAGGGCATCCGCATGACGATGGTTCTCATCGTGTCGTTGGTTGCTATGGCGGCGCTCGGACAAGTCAAGACTCGCAAGCCAGAACTTCCGCGATCCGTGGTGTTCGTGTGCGAGCATGGAAACGTAAAGAGCCTTATTGCCCGCGAGTGGTTCAATCGCCTGGCCGCTTCGCGTGGCCTCGACCTCCGTGCCCTATCGCGGGGCGTGACGCCGGAGAAATCCGTCCCCCCCGCCATAGCGGCCGCGCTCCGGGGCGACGGATTCGATGTCGGCGGCTTCGAGCCGCGGGCCTTCAGCGCAACTGACGCGACGGGAGCGGTGCGAGTCGTGGGAATCGGTGTCGACCTGTCTTCCGCAGGCGAGCGGAGCGACACGCCCCTGGAAACATGGCAAGACATTCCACCCGCCAGCGAGGACTATGCGGCGTCCCGCGACGCGCTCCGGGCTCGAATCGAGGTCCTGCTGAAGAGGTTGGAGAGCGCAGAGCCCCGACCCTGATCGCGGGATGTCCGGGTATCGCCGACCGACACCTTCCCTCCCCACGCCCCTTCTCGCTGCTGCCGATCGATGAGTTCTTCCGCGGAACGATCGCGGCCCGAGCGCGGAGGCTGGGGTAGACTCGAGCCTCCCATGGCGGAACCCCGCGTGGCCATCATCATTCCCGTCCTCGACGAGGAAGCGGCCATCGGCCTGGTCCTGGCCGAGCTCCCGCCCCTGGCTCTCGAGGTCATCGTGGTCGACAACGGCTCGACCGACCGCACGGCGGAGATCGCCCAAGCGGCGGGAGCCCGGGTGGTGCGCGAGCCCCGGATGGGCTACGGCCAGGCTTGCCTGGCCGGGATCGCGGCCGCTCCAGGCGTGGACATCCTCGCCTTCCTGGACGGAGACCATAGCGACTACCCGGCCCAGCTCGTAGACGTCCTCGCCCCCATCTTGGCCGGCCACGCCGACCTCGTGATCGGCTCGCGCGGCCTGGGTCGGCGGGCCCCCGGCGCGCACCCCCGGCACGCCGTGCTCGGAACGCGGGTTTGCGTCGGCCTCATGAACGTGCTCATCGGCACGCGGGCCACCGACCTCGGACCCTTCCGGGCCATCACGGCCCCCGCCCTGGAGAGTCTGGGCATGCGCGACCGCACGTTCGGCTGGACGGTGGAGATGCAGGTGAAGGCCGCCCGCCGGGGGCTGCGCGTGGTCGAGGTCCCGGTGGACTATCGCCCGCGCATCGGCCGCAGCAAGGTGAGCGGTACGCTCGGGGGGAGTTTCCGGGCCGCGGCCAAGATTCTGGGCGTCATTGCGCGCCACGCCTTGAGCCGGGCCGGATGAGACGGGCGGTCCTGCCCCTCTGCGGGGCGGTCTTGAGCGTCTGTGCCCTGGCCTGGTGCCGCCAGGGGGATGCGACGGGCCGGGTGGCCTCCCACCTCGCGCTCTACGGCTTGGCTTTCGTGGCGTACCTGGGCGGCCTGGAGGCCGCGCGGGGGCTCTCTCGCCGGGGCCTCCTCCTCGCACTAGGCCTGGCCGTCCTCTGGCGGGCGGCCCTCGTGCTCGCCCCGCCCCTCCTGAGCAACGACATCAACCGGTACGTGTGGGAGGGTCGGGTCCAGGTCCACGGCGGCAACCCCTATGCCTGGCCGGACCGCCCCGACGCTCCGCGCTGGGAGTCGCTCCGGGACGGAGTCTGGCGCGGCCTCAACCACGCCGACTACCCGGCCATCTACCCGCCTCTGTGGCAGCTCGCGGCCTGGGCCGTGGTAAAGGTCTGCGATTCCGTCACCGCCATGAAGGCCTTCCTCGTGCTCAGCGAGCTTCTCATGCTGTGGCCGCTGGCTTTGGTTTTGAAGCGGCGCGGCTTGCCCCCCGAGCGGCTGCTCGTGCTGGCCTGGAGCCCGCTCGCCCTGGTGGAGATCGCGGGCAGCGGGCACAACGAGGCGTTCGGCATGCTCTTCCTGGTCCTGGCCCTGGCCGCGCTCGAGTACGGCCGGCCCCTGGCCTCCGCGGTGGCGGCGGCTCTGGGCCTCCAGGCCAAGTTCCTGCCCGGCCTGGTGGCCCTGGCCTGGGCCCGGCGCTATCGACCGGGGCAGCTGCTCCTGGCCGCGGGGGCGGCGCTGCTCCTCTTCCTTCCCTACGCGAGCGCCGGCCACGTCTTCTGGCTGAGCCTGTCGAAGTACGCCTCCTTCTGGCGATTCAACGAGACCCTCTTCGCGGCCCTCCTCGCCCTCACGGGCAGCCACCGCGCGGCCGCCGTGATCGCGGCCGCCCTGGCCGTGGCCTTGTCCCTGGCCCTGGCCGCGGCCCGCACGGAGCCGGTCGCGGCGGGGACCCTTGTGGTGGCCGCCTCCCTGCTCCTAGGCCCGAACGTGCTGCCCTGGTACGCGCTCTGGTTCCTGCCCTTCCTCGTGGTCCGCCCCGAGCCCGCGGCCCTCCTCTTCACGGGGACGGTCGCCCTCGTCTACCTCGTCTACCCGGCCTGGCAGTCGGGGGAGCGCTGGGAGGTCGGCTGGGGGATCCGCGCCCTGGAGTATGGGCCGTGCCTCGTGGTGGCGGTCTGGACCGCCCGCGCGCCGCGCCCCCTTCGCTAGACGCGTCCGGACCGGCATC
This genomic window contains:
- a CDS encoding glycosyltransferase family 2 protein, which gives rise to MAEPRVAIIIPVLDEEAAIGLVLAELPPLALEVIVVDNGSTDRTAEIAQAAGARVVREPRMGYGQACLAGIAAAPGVDILAFLDGDHSDYPAQLVDVLAPILAGHADLVIGSRGLGRRAPGAHPRHAVLGTRVCVGLMNVLIGTRATDLGPFRAITAPALESLGMRDRTFGWTVEMQVKAARRGLRVVEVPVDYRPRIGRSKVSGTLGGSFRAAAKILGVIARHALSRAG